Part of the Gemmatimonadaceae bacterium genome is shown below.
GCCACGTTCCCCTTGCGCAGCTCTTCATTGAAGTTGACCGACGGTGTGATCCAGTCGATCACGCGGTAGGCCATCACCATGAGGACCACACCAAGCGCGGCGTACAGGAAGTTCTGCCCGACGATTCGCCATTCCATGCTG
Proteins encoded:
- a CDS encoding DUF350 domain-containing protein, which translates into the protein MEWRIVGQNFLYAALGVVLMVMAYRVIDWITPSVNFNEELRKGNVAVAIFIAALFLAIAIVIGQALN